In uncultured Ilyobacter sp., a genomic segment contains:
- the topA gene encoding type I DNA topoisomerase, with protein sequence MAKKNLVIVESPAKAKTIEKILGKNYEVTASFGHIRDLPKSKIGVDIENNFEPSYSTIKGKGEITKALRALAKKSNKVFLASDPDREGEAIAWHIAHILKLDEGDSNRIEFNEITKTAIKDAVKNPRKIDIDRVNAQQARRILDRLVGYKISPLLWKIISSNTSAGRVQSVALKLICDLEDSIKKFVPEVYWEVSGDFTGGINLNLNKIDDKKVDKIKDEEIIKEIKKEIPGKSFEVTSAKISDRSKKPPLPLKTSTLQQLASSYLGFSASKTMRVAQTLYEGLNIDGNQKGLITYMRTDSTRISDEAKESAKVFIEEKYGKEYVGNYTEKKGKGKIQDAHEAVRPTDVLLEPLKIEKHLNTDQFKLYRLIWERFIISQLAPVKFKQFELLTNYDKYQFRGVANKIIFDGYYKVFKGEDAIESVSFPSINQGDTLVLEKLGVKEGITKAPARLTESSLVKKLESEGIGRPSTYASIIETLKKREYVVSEGKSFVPTSLGFEVKENLQENFPHILNVKFTAEMEERLDRIEEGELDWKETLKEFYEDLSKYLTVFEKKVEEMENRIIVSDVPCPCGKGNMLMKSGRFGRYLKCEDEECKEKISLKGIDIPKEQIEKGEIIVNEIVQEREKLKRGKPTDVYTENKANLFLKAGRFGSYLESENFAEDEIRIPLPSEVRKMLAENRVIEKDGVVQLNSILEKIKEEEAELIRKAGPCEKCGSPFEVKRGRWGKFLACTGYPECKNIRKLPNDKKKEADKKK encoded by the coding sequence TTGGCGAAAAAAAATCTAGTTATTGTTGAGTCGCCTGCCAAGGCAAAGACCATAGAAAAAATACTGGGGAAAAATTATGAGGTGACTGCCTCTTTCGGACATATAAGAGATTTGCCTAAAAGTAAAATAGGCGTTGATATAGAGAATAATTTTGAACCTTCTTATTCTACAATAAAGGGTAAGGGTGAGATTACAAAAGCTCTGAGAGCCCTTGCCAAGAAATCAAATAAGGTCTTCCTAGCATCCGATCCGGATAGAGAGGGAGAGGCCATAGCCTGGCACATAGCTCATATTTTAAAATTGGACGAAGGTGATTCCAATCGAATAGAGTTTAATGAGATAACCAAGACAGCCATAAAAGATGCAGTTAAAAACCCAAGGAAAATAGATATAGACAGGGTAAATGCACAACAGGCCAGAAGGATACTAGACAGATTGGTGGGATATAAGATAAGTCCCCTTCTTTGGAAGATAATATCCTCAAATACAAGTGCTGGAAGGGTACAGTCAGTTGCACTAAAACTTATCTGTGACCTTGAAGACAGCATAAAAAAGTTTGTTCCAGAAGTATACTGGGAAGTGTCTGGTGACTTCACCGGAGGGATAAATCTTAACCTCAATAAAATAGACGATAAAAAAGTCGATAAAATAAAAGATGAAGAGATAATAAAAGAAATAAAAAAAGAGATTCCAGGTAAATCATTTGAGGTAACAAGTGCCAAAATATCAGATAGAAGTAAGAAACCTCCTCTTCCACTTAAAACCAGTACACTTCAGCAGTTAGCTTCATCTTATTTGGGGTTTTCAGCATCAAAGACAATGAGAGTTGCCCAGACTTTATACGAAGGACTGAATATAGACGGAAACCAAAAGGGTCTTATAACATATATGAGAACAGACTCCACAAGAATTTCAGATGAGGCCAAAGAAAGTGCCAAGGTCTTTATCGAAGAAAAATATGGAAAAGAGTATGTGGGGAATTACACAGAAAAAAAGGGAAAGGGCAAGATACAGGATGCCCATGAGGCAGTAAGGCCTACAGATGTACTGCTAGAACCTTTGAAAATAGAGAAACATTTGAATACAGATCAATTTAAACTTTATAGGCTTATATGGGAGAGGTTTATAATTTCTCAGCTGGCTCCGGTGAAGTTTAAACAGTTTGAACTTCTGACTAATTATGATAAATACCAGTTTAGAGGCGTGGCTAATAAGATAATTTTTGACGGTTATTATAAGGTATTTAAAGGTGAAGATGCCATAGAGTCTGTAAGTTTCCCGTCTATAAATCAGGGAGACACCCTTGTTCTTGAAAAACTGGGAGTAAAAGAGGGAATCACAAAGGCCCCTGCAAGGCTGACAGAATCTTCCCTTGTAAAAAAACTAGAATCAGAGGGGATCGGAAGACCTTCTACCTATGCATCTATAATTGAAACCCTAAAAAAGAGGGAATATGTGGTAAGTGAAGGAAAAAGCTTTGTGCCTACATCATTGGGGTTTGAGGTAAAGGAAAACCTTCAGGAAAATTTCCCTCATATACTAAATGTTAAATTTACCGCAGAGATGGAAGAAAGGCTCGACCGTATAGAGGAAGGAGAGCTCGACTGGAAAGAGACTCTAAAGGAGTTTTATGAAGACCTCTCAAAATATCTAACTGTTTTTGAAAAAAAAGTAGAAGAGATGGAAAACAGGATCATTGTTTCAGATGTTCCCTGTCCATGTGGTAAAGGGAATATGCTCATGAAAAGTGGGAGATTCGGGAGATACCTTAAGTGTGAAGATGAAGAGTGTAAAGAGAAGATCTCATTAAAGGGAATAGATATCCCTAAGGAACAGATAGAAAAAGGTGAGATAATAGTAAATGAAATAGTGCAGGAAAGGGAAAAGCTAAAGAGGGGAAAACCTACTGATGTCTACACAGAGAATAAAGCTAATCTTTTCCTAAAGGCAGGGAGATTTGGAAGTTATCTAGAGAGTGAGAACTTCGCAGAGGATGAGATAAGGATCCCTCTTCCTTCTGAAGTGAGAAAGATGCTTGCAGAAAACAGGGTAATAGAAAAAGACGGTGTAGTACAGCTAAACTCTATCTTAGAAAAAATAAAAGAGGAAGAGGCTGAACTTATAAGAAAAGCCGGCCCTTGTGAAAAATGTGGAAGTCCCTTTGAGGTAAAAAGGGGAAGATGGGGAAAATTCCTAGCTTGTACTGGATATCCTGAATGTAAAAATATAAGAAAGCTTCCTAATGATAAAAAGAAAGAAGCAGATAAAAAGAAATAA
- the trmFO gene encoding methylenetetrahydrofolate--tRNA-(uracil(54)-C(5))-methyltransferase (FADH(2)-oxidizing) TrmFO: MIKEVVIIGAGLAGSEAAYQLAKRGIKVKLYEMRPAKNTEAHKSEKFGELVCSNSLGSNATSNASGLMKEELRQLGSLLVKVADKNKVPAGQALAVDREGFSKEITETLENMENIEIIREELTEIPKEGIVLIASGPLSSDSISEEIKKITKDEHLYFYDAAAPIIDFDSIDKEKVYFQSRYDKGDGEYINCPMDIEEYTNFYNALITAERAPLKTFEEEKLFEACMPVEKMAERGEKTLLFGPLKPKGLTNPRHPDIKDYAVIQLRQDDKEGRLYNMVGFQTNLKWGEQKRVFSMIPGLENADFVRYGVMHRNTFINSTKLLKNTLNLKSDENIYFAGQITGSEGYVAAMATGMMAAINIANRLEGKKEFVLDDRSAIGAIIKYITEEKKNFQPIGPNIGIIRPLEGKKIRDKRERYTKVAERALDYLKEKLGEE; the protein is encoded by the coding sequence ATGATAAAAGAGGTAGTTATTATAGGGGCAGGTCTTGCAGGCAGCGAGGCAGCTTATCAATTGGCCAAAAGAGGAATAAAGGTAAAACTTTATGAGATGAGGCCTGCAAAAAATACAGAAGCACATAAAAGTGAAAAATTCGGAGAACTTGTATGCAGTAATTCATTAGGATCTAATGCAACTTCTAATGCATCAGGACTGATGAAGGAGGAGCTAAGACAACTGGGATCCCTTCTGGTAAAAGTAGCTGATAAAAACAAGGTTCCTGCAGGTCAGGCACTAGCTGTGGACAGAGAAGGGTTTTCTAAAGAGATAACTGAAACCCTTGAAAATATGGAAAATATAGAGATAATAAGAGAGGAACTCACAGAGATACCAAAGGAAGGAATAGTCCTTATAGCAAGTGGACCTCTCTCATCAGACAGTATATCGGAAGAGATCAAAAAGATAACCAAGGACGAGCATCTTTATTTCTATGACGCTGCAGCTCCTATAATAGACTTTGATTCTATAGATAAGGAGAAGGTATATTTTCAGTCTAGATATGACAAAGGAGACGGGGAATATATAAATTGTCCTATGGATATAGAGGAGTACACAAATTTTTACAATGCACTGATAACTGCAGAAAGAGCTCCCTTAAAGACCTTTGAAGAGGAAAAACTTTTTGAAGCCTGTATGCCTGTGGAAAAAATGGCAGAAAGAGGAGAGAAAACACTTTTATTCGGTCCTCTAAAGCCAAAGGGCCTTACTAACCCAAGACATCCAGATATAAAGGATTATGCTGTAATCCAGCTGAGACAGGATGATAAAGAGGGAAGGTTATACAACATGGTAGGATTTCAGACAAACCTCAAGTGGGGAGAGCAGAAAAGAGTCTTTTCTATGATACCAGGCCTTGAAAATGCGGATTTTGTCAGATACGGTGTTATGCATAGAAATACTTTTATAAATTCAACGAAACTTCTTAAAAATACCCTCAACCTGAAATCTGATGAAAATATTTATTTTGCAGGACAGATAACAGGAAGTGAAGGGTATGTAGCTGCTATGGCAACTGGGATGATGGCAGCTATTAATATAGCCAACAGACTAGAGGGAAAGAAGGAGTTTGTGCTAGATGACAGAAGTGCTATAGGGGCTATAATAAAATATATAACTGAAGAGAAAAAAAACTTTCAGCCTATAGGTCCAAATATAGGAATAATAAGACCTTTAGAAGGTAAAAAGATAAGAGATAAGAGAGAACGTTATACAAAGGTGGCAGAAAGAGCCCTGGATTATCTAAAGGAAAAACTAGGGGAAGAATAG
- a CDS encoding tyrosine-type recombinase/integrase: MEPVLLDKLIKDFIYFEEFGEGKSLNTIKSFKKDLGQLRDYLSRKENINNPKDIKEMALRGFLVELQKENIGKRSLNRKISSLRSFFKYLKNQGHIEKNPTILLTGPAFKAGLPEILTKEEIDRIREVIDIEKTNGIRDRLIVELLYSSGIRTSELLSLGESLFDLEKRQLRVTGGKQPRIVFFSERTREYFKRYVESKKKKYREKYTGDILFVNGSGTRLSDRSLRRIVERYAKRAEIEKEISPHTFRHTFGVYMLTHGMGLMHLQELMGHVSVESTKIYEEFVNKPKILKGYNNY, encoded by the coding sequence ATGGAACCTGTTTTGTTAGACAAACTTATAAAAGATTTTATATATTTTGAGGAGTTTGGAGAGGGAAAGAGTTTAAATACTATAAAATCATTTAAAAAAGATCTTGGACAGCTGAGAGATTATCTCAGCAGAAAAGAAAATATAAATAATCCCAAGGATATAAAAGAGATGGCTCTCAGAGGTTTTTTGGTGGAACTGCAAAAGGAAAATATTGGGAAAAGGTCTCTCAACAGAAAGATATCTTCCTTGAGAAGCTTCTTTAAATATCTAAAAAATCAGGGGCATATAGAAAAAAATCCTACGATTCTTCTAACTGGTCCGGCCTTTAAGGCAGGCCTTCCTGAAATATTAACAAAAGAGGAGATAGACAGAATCAGAGAGGTCATAGATATAGAAAAAACAAATGGAATAAGGGACCGACTCATTGTGGAACTTTTGTACTCTAGCGGTATAAGAACCAGTGAACTTCTTTCTCTGGGAGAGAGTCTATTTGATCTGGAAAAGAGACAGCTCAGAGTCACAGGGGGAAAACAACCTAGAATCGTTTTTTTCAGTGAGAGAACGAGGGAATATTTTAAAAGGTATGTAGAGTCAAAGAAAAAAAAATACAGAGAAAAATATACAGGTGATATCCTTTTTGTAAATGGTTCTGGAACTAGACTCAGTGATCGGTCTCTGAGAAGGATAGTAGAACGTTATGCCAAGAGGGCCGAAATAGAAAAAGAGATAAGCCCACATACATTTCGACATACCTTCGGAGTGTATATGCTGACCCATGGAATGGGCCTTATGCATCTTCAGGAACTTATGGGACATGTGAGTGTGGAAAGCACCAAGATATATGAGGAATTTGTAAATAAACCCAAGATTTTAAAGGGATATAATAATTATTGA
- the hslV gene encoding ATP-dependent protease subunit HslV, translating to MEKFRATTIIAVKKDNKVAIAGDGQVTFGDTVFKSGAKKIRKMYDNTILMGFAGSAADAFALFDKFEGKLDEFGGNLKKASVELAKEWRHDKALRVLEAMLVVADKNNVLIVSGNGDVIEPDDGIAAIGSGGSYAYAAAKALVMHSNLGAPQVAEEALKIAGNMCIYTNLNISVETL from the coding sequence ATGGAAAAGTTTAGAGCAACAACGATAATAGCTGTAAAAAAAGATAACAAGGTTGCCATAGCTGGTGACGGCCAGGTAACTTTCGGAGACACTGTATTTAAAAGTGGAGCTAAGAAGATAAGGAAAATGTATGATAATACAATACTTATGGGATTTGCAGGAAGTGCTGCTGATGCTTTTGCCCTTTTTGACAAGTTTGAGGGAAAGCTTGATGAATTTGGTGGGAATCTAAAAAAAGCCTCTGTGGAGCTTGCGAAAGAATGGAGACACGACAAGGCTCTGAGAGTCCTCGAAGCCATGCTTGTGGTAGCAGACAAAAATAATGTATTGATAGTGTCTGGAAACGGTGATGTAATAGAGCCAGACGACGGAATAGCGGCAATCGGAAGTGGAGGAAGTTACGCATATGCTGCAGCTAAGGCGCTTGTAATGCATAGTAATTTAGGGGCTCCTCAGGTAGCGGAAGAGGCCCTTAAAATAGCTGGTAACATGTGTATATATACAAATCTCAACATCAGTGTTGAGACTCTTTAG
- the yqeH gene encoding ribosome biogenesis GTPase YqeH, producing the protein MAKTKKCIGCGIELQNESSEKQGFVPKSVLESRKEIYCQRCFKIKNYGEYLPVEMTKEDYRKEVGKQAERTDVVLAVFDIIDFEGSFDDEILDILREKDSIIAINKLDLVPGEKHPSEVSDWVKERLADEGIAPLDIAILSAKSGYGVNGIIRKLRHFFPDGAKVMVLGTTNVGKSSIINGLLGDKKVTTSKYPGTTLKSLENIISGTKLTIIDTPGLIPEGRVSDMVCEECNLKIVPANEISRKTFKLEKDRVLMFGGLLWIKIMNSEKAIFSAFASKDVSFHETNEGRLEDLLRDHSGDAISPPCEKCRDEYAALPMKKEEWTVESGEELVFKGLGWISVKRGPLTIEVTIPEGAEIILRDAFIKPRR; encoded by the coding sequence TTGGCAAAAACAAAAAAATGTATCGGCTGCGGAATAGAGCTGCAAAATGAAAGCTCTGAAAAGCAGGGGTTTGTACCTAAAAGCGTCTTAGAGAGTAGAAAAGAGATCTACTGTCAGAGATGTTTCAAAATAAAAAATTACGGAGAATATCTTCCTGTAGAGATGACAAAGGAAGATTACAGGAAAGAGGTTGGAAAACAGGCAGAAAGAACAGATGTGGTTTTGGCTGTTTTTGATATAATCGACTTTGAAGGATCCTTTGATGATGAGATACTGGATATTCTGAGAGAAAAGGATTCTATAATAGCAATTAATAAACTTGACCTTGTGCCAGGAGAAAAACATCCTTCTGAAGTGTCAGACTGGGTTAAAGAAAGACTGGCAGATGAGGGGATTGCACCCCTAGATATAGCTATATTAAGTGCAAAAAGTGGATATGGTGTAAACGGGATAATAAGAAAATTAAGACACTTTTTCCCTGATGGTGCCAAGGTAATGGTTCTAGGAACTACAAATGTTGGGAAATCTAGCATAATAAATGGACTTTTAGGAGATAAAAAGGTAACTACATCTAAATATCCTGGAACTACTTTGAAAAGTCTTGAAAATATTATTTCCGGAACCAAGTTGACTATAATAGATACCCCAGGGCTTATTCCTGAAGGAAGAGTTTCGGACATGGTCTGTGAAGAGTGTAACTTGAAAATAGTACCTGCTAACGAGATTTCTAGAAAAACATTTAAACTGGAAAAAGACAGGGTTCTTATGTTTGGAGGACTTCTGTGGATTAAGATAATGAACTCTGAAAAGGCGATATTCTCTGCCTTTGCATCTAAGGACGTTAGTTTTCACGAGACAAATGAGGGAAGACTAGAGGACCTGTTAAGAGATCATTCTGGAGATGCTATATCACCTCCATGTGAAAAATGTCGAGATGAGTATGCAGCTCTTCCTATGAAAAAAGAGGAGTGGACTGTAGAGTCTGGAGAGGAACTGGTATTTAAGGGATTGGGGTGGATCTCTGTTAAGAGGGGCCCTCTGACTATAGAGGTTACTATTCCAGAAGGGGCAGAAATAATCTTAAGGGATGCCTTTATCAAGCCAAGAAGATGA
- a CDS encoding prepilin-type N-terminal cleavage/methylation domain-containing protein, translated as MKKGFTILELIIVLGALALFFVMAVPRLSDVRDSTKAARVQKDLVGMRIALENFYTATGEYPDLISEGAKDDLKLVKKESTEGKKVNFAQFLERDSIPETPKSGLIEESNLVIDWDDLEQEGIGGWKYNYIGKTGEIHANLPDNMYNQLIRWSEE; from the coding sequence GTGAAAAAAGGTTTTACCATATTGGAGCTCATAATTGTGCTAGGGGCCTTGGCATTGTTTTTTGTCATGGCAGTTCCGAGATTAAGTGATGTTAGAGATTCTACCAAGGCAGCAAGAGTACAGAAAGATCTTGTGGGAATGAGGATAGCCTTGGAAAACTTTTATACTGCAACTGGAGAGTATCCTGACCTTATATCAGAAGGGGCGAAAGATGATCTGAAGCTTGTAAAGAAGGAGAGTACAGAGGGGAAGAAGGTAAATTTTGCACAGTTTTTGGAAAGAGACAGTATACCTGAGACTCCTAAAAGTGGTCTGATTGAAGAGAGTAACCTGGTGATAGACTGGGATGACTTGGAACAAGAGGGTATAGGAGGCTGGAAATATAATTACATTGGTAAGACAGGAGAGATACATGCGAATCTTCCGGACAATATGTATAATCAGCTTATAAGGTGGAGTGAGGAATAG
- a CDS encoding type II secretion system protein: protein MKKRGFTLIELMVVIAIIGLLAAIALPKFGDVTSQAKVANVQGNLATNRTAISMYYAKSDVYPALVDAEDALSGVTTTDGDGTTLATFTDFYGKDKMADTPATSSIAAKNTIGGSTTTTGNSFTAAGNGGWAYRQSDGAIRANFADDAYDQGVTWSEY from the coding sequence ATGAAGAAAAGAGGATTTACTTTAATCGAACTTATGGTAGTAATCGCTATCATAGGACTACTGGCAGCAATAGCTTTACCGAAATTTGGAGATGTAACTTCACAAGCAAAAGTAGCCAATGTACAAGGGAATTTGGCTACGAATAGGACTGCTATTTCAATGTATTATGCTAAGTCGGATGTTTACCCAGCATTGGTAGATGCAGAAGACGCTTTATCTGGAGTTACGACAACAGACGGAGATGGAACAACTTTGGCCACTTTTACTGATTTTTATGGTAAAGATAAAATGGCTGATACTCCGGCAACCTCATCAATAGCAGCAAAGAATACAATAGGGGGATCTACTACTACAACAGGAAACTCTTTCACAGCTGCAGGGAACGGAGGATGGGCATATCGTCAAAGCGATGGTGCTATAAGAGCTAACTTTGCTGATGATGCATATGATCAAGGTGTAACATGGAGCGAATATTAA
- a CDS encoding O-antigen ligase family protein → MREKFGILGYVLATAVAPLIIFGKKIILENDSKRAMTYITYDGYQVDFVSYYKSVILIAGAIILMLSVAGKIDLKKECTRIKSKYYIMGSVLLSLIFLSFIFSIDREISLLGISGRFEGFLAEISYMVIFLTGLSFLKNRNSREKILKIIMGFSGLMFLVGIFQFFGFNIFETNFMSNVITGFDIEKFGGLKYSFGKYASYGTLSNPNYMGSYSIMLFFLGLGFYLSSVKKRKRVFFLGYTGLAFANLIGCHSRAGFLGFQGGVILFIISMNREIQINWKKILVLSLVCILIWSGMDIFSQKALGKKLGNISKGVKTEVYGIEADGNQVRIDGVSSLKIKGSSEGLEFYDEIDRKIPVTEKDRFITLDKPGYEKYYLKRHKSIKDFYLLGSGENFNYQLYFIEGKFYTIDHMDKITDIPPVKRIEFFDGYEKKGSSRIYIWSRTIPKIFEKPIFGHGQDTFPLVFPQNDFFGKKLSFGMKSILVDKSHNYFIQIALNNGIPALVLVGFLFLSYFYDSLKKIILKKDVFSICIFLSIFSYFITCFFNDSVVSVAPLFWTLLAIGISLNEESEKTEI, encoded by the coding sequence ATGAGAGAGAAATTTGGAATTTTGGGCTATGTTTTGGCAACGGCTGTGGCGCCCCTGATAATTTTTGGTAAAAAAATAATTTTGGAAAATGATAGCAAAAGAGCAATGACTTATATAACTTATGATGGATATCAAGTTGATTTTGTGAGTTATTATAAAAGTGTTATTTTAATTGCCGGAGCTATAATTCTTATGCTATCAGTGGCTGGGAAAATTGATTTGAAGAAAGAGTGCACCCGGATAAAATCAAAATACTATATTATGGGATCAGTATTGTTATCCCTGATATTTTTGAGTTTTATATTTTCAATAGACAGGGAGATATCTCTTTTAGGGATAAGCGGCAGATTTGAGGGATTTTTGGCAGAAATTTCATATATGGTGATATTTCTCACTGGACTTAGTTTCTTAAAAAACAGAAATTCAAGAGAAAAAATACTGAAAATTATAATGGGTTTCAGCGGGCTAATGTTTTTAGTAGGGATTTTTCAGTTTTTCGGATTTAATATTTTTGAAACTAATTTTATGTCCAATGTCATAACTGGTTTTGATATTGAGAAATTCGGAGGATTAAAATACAGTTTCGGAAAATACGCAAGCTATGGGACACTTTCTAATCCAAACTATATGGGGAGCTATTCAATCATGCTTTTTTTTCTGGGGCTGGGTTTTTATCTGAGTTCTGTAAAAAAAAGAAAAAGAGTTTTTTTTCTTGGATATACAGGTTTAGCTTTCGCTAACCTCATAGGCTGTCATTCAAGAGCTGGATTTTTAGGGTTTCAAGGTGGGGTTATTCTTTTTATTATTTCTATGAACAGGGAGATTCAGATTAACTGGAAAAAAATATTGGTTTTGTCTCTTGTGTGTATTTTGATCTGGAGCGGAATGGATATATTTTCTCAAAAAGCCCTGGGGAAAAAGCTGGGAAATATTTCAAAGGGAGTTAAGACTGAAGTTTATGGTATAGAGGCTGATGGAAATCAGGTTAGAATTGATGGTGTGAGTTCTCTTAAAATAAAGGGAAGTTCTGAGGGGCTGGAGTTTTATGACGAAATAGATAGAAAAATTCCTGTAACAGAAAAAGATAGATTTATTACTTTGGATAAACCTGGATATGAAAAATACTATTTGAAAAGACATAAGAGTATAAAAGATTTTTATCTTTTAGGAAGTGGGGAGAATTTTAATTATCAGCTTTATTTTATAGAAGGTAAATTTTACACTATTGATCATATGGATAAGATAACAGATATACCTCCTGTGAAAAGAATAGAATTTTTTGACGGTTATGAAAAAAAGGGTTCTTCTAGGATTTATATATGGTCTAGAACTATTCCAAAAATATTTGAAAAACCCATATTTGGACATGGGCAGGACACCTTTCCCCTTGTGTTTCCTCAGAATGATTTTTTCGGGAAAAAACTGTCTTTTGGTATGAAAAGTATCTTAGTAGATAAGTCTCATAATTATTTTATTCAAATAGCCTTAAATAACGGGATACCGGCTCTTGTTTTAGTTGGATTTTTATTTTTAAGTTATTTTTATGATTCTTTAAAAAAGATAATACTGAAAAAAGATGTTTTTAGTATCTGCATTTTTCTTAGTATTTTTTCATATTTCATAACTTGTTTTTTTAATGACAGCGTGGTTTCTGTGGCTCCTTTGTTTTGGACTCTTCTGGCTATTGGGATCTCTTTAAATGAGGAGTCTGAAAAGACTGAAATCTAA
- a CDS encoding prepilin-type N-terminal cleavage/methylation domain-containing protein — protein sequence MKRRGFTLVELMIVIAVIGLLAAIALPKFSDVTSQAKVANVQGNLANVRTSIGIYYAKTEKYPDFTGDDATYGDLSGVSDTGINGEEVYFTDVYSKSEMVSTPSSELFESEDTTWNNITKGSAENGGWTYSYDDGTIIADLPDNAYGQGIIWSEF from the coding sequence ATGAAAAGAAGAGGTTTTACCCTTGTGGAGCTTATGATAGTGATAGCAGTAATTGGACTTTTGGCAGCAATAGCTCTTCCGAAATTCAGTGATGTTACTTCTCAGGCTAAGGTCGCAAATGTACAGGGAAATCTGGCAAATGTCAGAACCTCTATAGGAATATACTATGCAAAAACAGAGAAATATCCTGATTTTACTGGAGACGATGCAACTTATGGAGATCTGTCTGGAGTATCTGATACTGGAATAAATGGAGAAGAAGTTTATTTTACAGATGTATACAGTAAGAGTGAGATGGTCTCTACACCTTCCTCTGAACTTTTTGAAAGTGAAGATACTACCTGGAATAATATAACCAAGGGTAGTGCTGAAAACGGTGGCTGGACTTATTCTTATGACGACGGGACTATAATAGCAGATCTTCCTGACAATGCCTATGGACAAGGGATAATATGGTCTGAGTTTTAG
- a CDS encoding FAD-dependent protein has product MKYDIIFVGGGQANIFGAYEAITRNPKLKILIVDKGRMLKERICPKEKTDKCVKCDTCAIIYGISGAGAYSDSKFNMDYRVGGDVHTVTGKQLVNDTINYVAEIYKKFGFDEEPAGIKYNEEMEEIKRRCIENNVQLVDTPTMHLGTDGSRELYTKLVDCLLEKKVEFLTGHGIEELVIEDNHVKGIILSGRKNEIIYSDNVIMGIGRSGAKKMMKLCQKHGIEYTTGAIDVGVRVEVPDVVMKDINKNFYEAKMVYYTEKYRDKMRTFCSNPSGFIAVEKHSDNVILANGHAYKDRKSINTNLALLCTKTFTHPFSHPFEYATAIAKMSSMLTGGKILMQSYGDLKAGRRSTEERLSRLNIVPTTDDYVAGDIALACPKRILDNIMEFIEVHDKITPGFASSDLLLYFPEIKFRSTRVAINEHMETSVKGFYSVGDSSGYGSGLNIAAVMGILATRDIIGK; this is encoded by the coding sequence ATGAAGTATGATATTATTTTTGTAGGCGGGGGACAGGCAAATATTTTTGGAGCTTATGAAGCAATAACAAGGAATCCAAAATTGAAGATTCTGATTGTAGACAAGGGTAGGATGCTGAAAGAAAGAATCTGTCCTAAAGAAAAGACGGATAAGTGTGTAAAATGTGATACTTGTGCCATTATATACGGTATAAGCGGGGCAGGGGCATATTCGGATTCTAAATTTAATATGGATTATAGAGTCGGTGGAGATGTACATACAGTTACGGGGAAACAGCTTGTAAATGATACGATAAACTATGTGGCAGAGATTTATAAAAAATTTGGTTTTGACGAAGAACCTGCAGGTATAAAATACAACGAGGAAATGGAAGAGATAAAAAGAAGATGTATAGAAAATAATGTACAGTTGGTGGACACTCCTACAATGCACTTGGGGACAGATGGATCTAGAGAATTGTACACAAAACTAGTGGATTGCCTTTTGGAGAAAAAGGTAGAATTCCTGACTGGCCATGGTATAGAGGAGCTGGTCATAGAAGATAATCATGTGAAAGGAATAATACTGTCAGGGAGGAAAAATGAAATAATTTATTCTGACAATGTAATCATGGGGATAGGAAGAAGCGGAGCCAAGAAAATGATGAAACTCTGCCAAAAGCATGGAATAGAGTATACTACAGGGGCAATAGATGTGGGAGTAAGGGTAGAAGTACCCGATGTAGTAATGAAAGATATAAATAAAAATTTTTATGAAGCAAAAATGGTATATTACACTGAAAAATACAGAGATAAAATGAGGACATTTTGCAGCAATCCAAGTGGATTTATCGCTGTGGAAAAGCACAGTGATAATGTCATACTGGCCAACGGTCATGCTTATAAAGACAGGAAATCTATAAATACAAATTTAGCCCTTCTCTGTACAAAGACTTTTACCCATCCATTTAGCCATCCCTTTGAGTATGCAACTGCCATCGCCAAGATGTCATCTATGCTTACAGGTGGGAAGATACTGATGCAGTCATATGGAGACTTGAAGGCAGGGAGAAGGTCTACAGAAGAGAGATTATCTAGGCTTAACATAGTTCCCACAACAGATGACTATGTGGCTGGGGACATAGCACTAGCTTGTCCTAAAAGGATATTAGATAATATAATGGAATTTATAGAGGTTCATGATAAAATAACTCCAGGTTTTGCATCCAGTGATTTATTACTTTATTTTCCAGAGATAAAGTTTAGAAGTACTAGAGTGGCTATAAATGAACATATGGAAACAAGTGTTAAAGGGTTCTATTCTGTAGGAGACAGTTCTGGGTATGGAAGCGGACTTAATATTGCTGCGGTAATGGGAATACTTGCAACTAGAGATATAATAGGCAAATAA